The following are from one region of the Heliangelus exortis chromosome 2, bHelExo1.hap1, whole genome shotgun sequence genome:
- the HTR5A gene encoding 5-hydroxytryptamine receptor 5A has protein sequence MERLLNLSCFADTTVDTGNWSGSSDSPDGGRGHLSVFSVLVLTLLAMLVVATFLWNGLVLATILRVRTFHRVPHNLVASMAVSDVMVAALVMPLSLVRELSGRRWRLGRSLCQVWISFDVMCCTASIWNVTAIALDRYWSITRHLEYTLRVRRRISNIMIALTWALSAFISLAPLLFGWGETYSEDSEECQVSQEPSYTIFSTFGAFYLPLCVVLFVYWKIYKAAKFRIGSRKSNSITPITPEGLEVKDAAQQPQMVFTVRHATVTFQTDGDTWREQKEKKAALMVGILIGVFVLCWIPFFITELINPLCSCDIPPIWKSIFLWLGYSNSFFNPLIYTAFNKNYNNAFRNLFFRQH, from the exons ATGGAGCGCCTGCTCAACCTCAGCTGCTTCGCTGATACGACAGTGGACACCGGCAACTGGAGCGGGTCTTCTGACAGCCCGGACGGCGGCCGGGGGCACCTCTCGGTCTTCAGCGTGCTCGTCCTCACCCTGTTGGCCATGCTGGTGGTGGCCACTTTCCTCTGGAACGGGTTGGTCTTGGCCACCATCCTCCGGGTGCGCACTTTCCACCGGGTGCCCCACAACCTGGTGGCCTCCATGGCCGTCTCGGACGTGATGGTGGCGGCCCTCGTCATGCCCCTCAGCTTGGTGCGTGAGCTGTCGGGGCGGCGGTGGCGGCTGGGCCGCTCGCTGTGCCAGGTGTGGATCTCCTTTGACGTGATGTGCTGCACTGCCAGCATCTGGAATGTCACAGCCATCGCACTTGACCGCTACTGGTCCATCACCCGCCACCTGGAGTACACGCTCCGCGTCCGGCGCCGCATCTCCAACATCATGATTGCTCTCACCTGGGCCCTTTCCGCTTTCATCTCCTTGGCCCCGCTGCTCTTTGGCTGGGGAGAGACTTACTCAGAGGACAGTGAGGAGTGCCAAGTCAGTCAGGAGCCTTCCTACACCATCTTCTCCACCTTTGGAGCCTTCTACCTGCCCCTCTGTGTGGTGCTCTTTGTGTACTGGAAGATCTACAAGGCCGCCAAATTCCGCATTGGATCTCGGAAGAGCAACTCCATCACCCCCATTACACCAGAAGGCCTGGAG GTAAAAGAtgctgcccagcagccacagaTGGTCTTCACTGTCCGTCATGCCACGGTTACGTTTCAGACGGATGGAGACACGTggagagagcagaaagaaaagaaagctgccCTCATGGTGGGCATCCTTATTGGGGTCTTCGTGCTCTGCTGGATCCCCTTCTTCATCACAGAGCTCATCAACCCCCTCTGTTCGTGTGACATCCCACCCATTTGGAAGAGTATTTTTCTATGGCTAGGCTAttcaaattccttttttaatcCACTCATCTACACCGCTTTTAACAAAAACTACAACAATGCCTTCAGGAACCTATTCTTTAGACAGCACTAA